A stretch of Carnobacteriaceae bacterium zg-C25 DNA encodes these proteins:
- a CDS encoding putative metal homeostasis protein, with protein MEKFDLSSAYRRLKSPNIKTRERALKVIKEIKKKRKK; from the coding sequence ATGGAAAAATTTGATTTATCGAGTGCGTATCGCCGTTTAAAAAGTCCAAACATTAAAACACGTGAGCGTGCGTTAAAAGTTATTAAAGAAATTAAAAAGAAACGTAAAAAATAG
- a CDS encoding adaptor protein MecA, producing the protein MKMEHINENTIKVMIGHSDLEDRGITFFDLLGNQNQVESFFYEILEEVGVRHEFEGLDAVTFQVVPKNDGLDLYISKGMNTGLKDHLKHTFQSSPDALKNTPLDQVIQIFEKEEKQQKEKAKMSSKGRTSTEKYQVYVFEKFLDVVSFAQSVKTEKIYINHLYHFDDAYYWIHQLNHETNKQAIHYRAIEHGTVSVISPMIVKEHGQLIIENDAIHLMNTHFK; encoded by the coding sequence ATGAAAATGGAACATATCAATGAAAATACAATAAAAGTCATGATTGGCCATTCCGATCTTGAAGATAGAGGTATCACATTTTTCGATTTACTTGGAAATCAAAATCAAGTAGAGTCGTTTTTCTATGAGATTTTAGAAGAAGTGGGTGTTCGCCACGAATTTGAAGGACTCGATGCCGTAACATTTCAAGTTGTCCCAAAAAATGATGGATTAGATTTATATATTTCTAAAGGTATGAATACAGGATTGAAAGATCACTTAAAACATACGTTCCAATCTTCACCGGATGCACTGAAAAATACACCGTTGGATCAAGTGATACAAATTTTTGAAAAAGAAGAAAAACAACAAAAAGAAAAAGCAAAAATGTCATCTAAAGGGCGTACATCGACTGAAAAATATCAAGTGTATGTATTTGAAAAGTTTTTAGATGTGGTATCATTTGCGCAATCTGTCAAAACAGAAAAAATTTATATCAATCATTTGTACCATTTTGACGATGCTTACTATTGGATTCACCAATTAAACCATGAAACGAATAAACAAGCGATTCATTATCGCGCCATCGAACACGGTACGGTAAGTGTCATTTCGCCAATGATTGTAAAAGAACACGGACAATTAATTATTGAAAACGATGCAATTCATTTAATGAATACGCACTTTAAATAG
- a CDS encoding class I SAM-dependent methyltransferase, producing MENLMITTAVKEKDAMIQLALQLSCEWNVPYIKRQKQTIQQLIKQFGNVLIVYSDKLEYVHEDGTKLFFHPNTAVIRIRQGYDPLSELVGSGKTILDCTMGLAGDSIVMAYYHNHVTAIEYDPIIYTVVKHGLKQFKDVEETVQKAMHRIDCVHDNFSNYLKQQNSDSVDIVYFDPMFSETIKESKNIQGIQSRQKYVALTQDDINEAKRVCKECVMIKAHFRDDVFERFGFQRHVRENTKFHYGVWKKLQ from the coding sequence ATGGAAAATTTAATGATCACAACAGCCGTTAAAGAAAAGGATGCAATGATACAATTGGCGTTGCAACTATCTTGCGAATGGAACGTGCCGTATATTAAACGGCAAAAACAAACAATTCAGCAGTTAATCAAACAGTTTGGCAACGTATTGATTGTCTATTCGGATAAATTAGAGTACGTCCATGAAGATGGCACCAAATTATTTTTTCATCCGAATACCGCCGTTATACGCATTCGCCAAGGGTATGATCCTTTAAGTGAGTTAGTTGGCAGCGGTAAAACCATTTTAGATTGTACAATGGGATTGGCAGGAGATAGTATTGTCATGGCGTATTACCATAATCATGTAACGGCTATTGAGTATGACCCAATCATTTATACCGTTGTAAAACACGGCTTAAAACAATTTAAAGACGTTGAAGAGACAGTACAAAAAGCCATGCACCGAATTGATTGCGTGCATGACAATTTTTCCAATTATTTAAAACAACAAAATAGCGACAGTGTTGATATTGTGTATTTTGATCCGATGTTTAGTGAAACGATTAAAGAATCGAAAAATATACAAGGGATTCAAAGTCGACAAAAATATGTTGCACTAACGCAAGACGATATCAATGAAGCGAAACGCGTCTGCAAAGAGTGTGTCATGATTAAAGCGCATTTTCGTGATGACGTATTTGAACGATTTGGCTTTCAACGACACGTTCGAGAAAATACCAAATTTCATTACGGTGTGTGGAAAAAACTACAGTAA
- a CDS encoding VOC family protein: protein MKQQMVHTCYRVKNLEESLAFYQNAFNFEISRLRDFPEHQFTLAYLTLPGSSYELELTYNYDHPGYQIGDGYGHIAIAVDDLEGLHAKHKELGYNVTELKGLPGTLPSYFFVLDPDGYKIEVVRFK, encoded by the coding sequence ATGAAACAACAAATGGTCCACACGTGCTATCGTGTGAAAAACTTAGAAGAATCTCTAGCGTTTTATCAAAACGCGTTTAACTTTGAAATTAGTCGTTTACGCGATTTTCCAGAACATCAATTTACGCTAGCGTATTTAACGTTACCGGGAAGTTCATATGAATTGGAATTGACGTATAATTACGACCATCCAGGTTATCAAATTGGAGACGGGTATGGACATATTGCGATCGCCGTTGACGATTTAGAAGGCTTGCACGCTAAACATAAAGAACTAGGGTATAACGTCACTGAACTAAAAGGTCTGCCCGGCACACTGCCATCCTATTTCTTTGTTTTAGACCCAGACGGTTATAAAATCGAAGTGGTTCGCTTTAAATAA